The following are from one region of the Parcubacteria group bacterium genome:
- a CDS encoding guanylate kinase, translating to MNPKGIILVLTGPSGVGKDTVIDCLRRTSGFTKLPSCTTRPPRPGEIDGVHYHFVDVDAFLSMVESGKILEYKMMAEQYYGVGLEYLNEARDENRHVVVVASASGAFLLKEKFPETALVFLMPPSQAVLTERLLKRGMPRDEITSRLEVDMEAWRSAHLFDFIVVNYDNEEQEAADRILRYVHSE from the coding sequence GTGAATCCAAAAGGGATTATTCTTGTTCTCACAGGTCCTTCAGGCGTCGGGAAAGACACGGTCATAGATTGTCTGCGTCGGACATCTGGCTTTACCAAACTGCCTTCTTGCACCACTCGGCCGCCGCGACCCGGAGAGATTGACGGCGTCCATTATCACTTTGTGGACGTTGATGCGTTTCTTTCCATGGTTGAGTCGGGCAAGATACTGGAATACAAGATGATGGCTGAACAGTATTACGGCGTTGGGCTTGAATATTTGAATGAGGCCCGAGACGAAAACAGACATGTCGTCGTCGTTGCATCGGCCAGTGGAGCGTTCTTGCTAAAAGAGAAGTTTCCCGAAACGGCGCTGGTTTTTCTGATGCCGCCGTCGCAGGCCGTGCTCACGGAGCGTCTTCTCAAGCGTGGTATGCCGCGAGATGAGATTACTAGTCGTCTTGAAGTTGATATGGAAGCTTGGCGCTCCGCTCATCTCTTTGATTTCATTGTCGTGAATTACGACAATGAAGAGCAGGAAGCTGCGGATCGAATTCTGCGCTATGTGCACAGTGAATGA
- a CDS encoding Maf family protein: protein MKQPINVVLASQSENRRQLLSSLGIAFSAVPSRIDEEAIDHHDLGKKVQAIAQAKARQVAAEHPGLIIAADTFSVYNGKQYHKPKDLGEAREMLREFSGHIGHVLSGVCVINTQEPREVTALSILDIQCRKLSEPEIEDYVTRCPVTEWAAAYNPLDPISLTIFQVLGHHPYRIEYYGIGIETVVAELQRAGVEVDLSQARA from the coding sequence ATGAAGCAACCAATCAACGTTGTCCTGGCATCACAATCTGAAAATCGGCGCCAGCTCCTGTCGTCTCTGGGGATTGCGTTTTCTGCGGTTCCCAGTCGTATAGACGAAGAAGCAATAGACCATCACGATCTCGGAAAGAAGGTGCAGGCCATAGCCCAAGCCAAGGCCCGGCAGGTGGCCGCCGAGCATCCTGGATTGATTATTGCGGCGGACACGTTCTCCGTCTACAACGGCAAACAGTACCATAAGCCGAAAGACTTAGGTGAGGCCAGAGAAATGTTGCGCGAGTTTTCCGGGCACATCGGCCATGTCTTGAGCGGCGTCTGTGTCATCAATACGCAGGAGCCGCGCGAAGTTACTGCGCTCTCAATACTGGATATCCAGTGCCGGAAGTTGAGTGAACCGGAGATAGAGGATTATGTTACGCGTTGCCCGGTTACCGAATGGGCTGCGGCGTACAATCCTTTGGATCCGATTTCGCTCACCATCTTCCAGGTGCTCGGCCATCACCCCTATCGGATTGAGTACTACGGAATCGGCATTGAGACCGTGGTTGCGGAACTTCAGCGGGCAGGTGTGGAGGTTGATTTGTCGCAAGCCCGCGCTTGA
- a CDS encoding B12-binding domain-containing radical SAM protein: MPAEEYGFDFLGINVPSTYQQGLIPDGEEPPWGFLRVVATAREKFGFKAGLLDAHRLRLQPEQIGAQIKASGAKLVGLNPTSVNVPEAIAIARVCDRIGVPYILGGIHATLDLCNAVQDFPNAFAIVRGNGEVAIGEILSVAFRGVEKRLSGIWYKGQSLLPVTEYAPKLAPDDIPMIRQDVYIEEPLYRHTIHHAGAFKEVSEATLFVTYGCPFECTFCASPIMVNRGNDVPYARPEVSRILDEVEYVVSGLGADAVHFLDDMAFISGENIRDFYLGLESRDLLGKFMWRGLTRAPVILRRDFNDEVMGMMQASGAWKIALGVESGNDVVLKRIKKKVATHQVVQAVQKLVRFGIQPKGFFVLGFPGETRSQIEDTVRFIADLKTIGMTEAGIFQFKPYPGTEEFGLLVAERPDLVPQLSYLKRTYTDLAGRARESAENHVWLPDDLRIAEIPSGEVRAYITGALEAFYGSSLSGSLTSPCV, encoded by the coding sequence ATGCCCGCAGAAGAGTATGGTTTTGATTTTCTGGGCATCAATGTGCCCTCGACGTACCAACAGGGATTGATTCCTGATGGCGAGGAGCCGCCGTGGGGATTTTTGAGAGTCGTCGCAACGGCTCGTGAGAAGTTCGGTTTCAAGGCAGGCCTTCTGGACGCGCACCGTTTGCGGCTGCAACCCGAACAGATTGGAGCGCAAATCAAGGCATCGGGAGCCAAGTTGGTGGGACTAAATCCCACATCTGTGAATGTTCCCGAAGCCATTGCCATTGCCCGGGTTTGCGACCGGATTGGCGTGCCCTATATTCTGGGCGGTATTCATGCCACGCTTGACTTGTGTAATGCGGTTCAGGATTTTCCTAATGCTTTCGCGATTGTTCGCGGCAACGGCGAGGTTGCGATAGGAGAAATTCTTTCTGTCGCTTTTCGCGGCGTTGAAAAGCGCCTGTCCGGGATTTGGTACAAAGGGCAGAGTCTGTTGCCTGTTACTGAATATGCGCCCAAGCTGGCGCCGGACGACATCCCGATGATCAGGCAGGATGTGTACATAGAGGAGCCGCTTTACCGGCATACAATCCATCATGCCGGTGCGTTCAAAGAGGTCAGCGAGGCCACGCTGTTCGTGACGTATGGTTGTCCGTTTGAGTGTACATTCTGCGCTTCGCCGATAATGGTGAATCGCGGCAACGACGTGCCCTATGCCCGACCTGAGGTGTCGCGAATACTTGACGAAGTCGAGTATGTGGTAAGCGGTTTGGGAGCCGACGCAGTGCACTTTCTAGATGACATGGCTTTCATTTCCGGCGAAAACATCCGTGATTTCTATCTCGGTCTGGAGAGTCGTGATCTCTTGGGCAAGTTTATGTGGCGCGGTTTGACGCGCGCGCCGGTGATTTTGCGGCGGGACTTCAACGACGAGGTCATGGGCATGATGCAAGCATCTGGCGCTTGGAAGATAGCGCTGGGTGTTGAGAGCGGCAACGATGTTGTCTTAAAGCGCATCAAGAAGAAGGTCGCGACTCATCAAGTGGTACAAGCCGTTCAAAAGTTGGTTCGGTTTGGCATCCAGCCGAAAGGCTTCTTTGTGCTTGGTTTTCCAGGCGAGACCCGGTCACAGATTGAGGATACCGTTCGGTTTATCGCAGACCTGAAAACCATAGGCATGACCGAGGCCGGTATTTTCCAGTTCAAGCCCTACCCAGGGACCGAAGAGTTTGGCTTGCTTGTGGCTGAGCGACCAGACTTGGTACCACAACTTTCCTATCTGAAGCGGACATATACCGATTTGGCCGGCCGTGCACGGGAAAGCGCGGAAAACCATGTTTGGCTACCGGACGATCTGCGGATAGCGGAAATACCAAGCGGAGAAGTACGGGCGTATATTACCGGAGCTTTGGAAGCGTTTTACGGCTCCAGTCTTTCGGGAAGTCTCACGTCACCATGCGTCTGA
- a CDS encoding T9SS type A sorting domain-containing protein, producing MKRTIAVFLAGALFLLGSGTASAAPRYLYEFPWQPANKGLASFFQQVGIASPPAIPTDQEISLADTTMVLETGTYDTVYVRSGDVVLYHGVEVTGMLTVEPGAYILPADKDAWLNVTGVNATATIGAPGGEFVQILGVGVFNPFPNTKGIQVLFGAAAVMHNVLTAGVGRGTVVYSDLDDAVSSLQATRLYMTNNGYGAAIMESNVELAQSAIWDNSKLALFFSDGSRKTSRHFRATESWFSGQLDLSLGNRASSIVFDRCILPDGFVDWLYSGRDNPNYTEEAKSGKWDYLIDFSGYGDLRDIDLSRAYKNHGLDRVTVLESRPLGTVQVHPLEQQLLAANFTGSGDVNDEDIRLWAEAFGSPRDSVAFGNLYDLNRDGMVNMPDMEELAYAFAGLERSQPATALGASPKLPEFLAAVTRYPAVVSAAESDPVFGPLIQAYMAPTVVAEVSGETPNEFSLENYPNPFNSGTTIRFQLPKEADVVLTVYNVNGQVVARLVDERLQAGAYTQTWDGLGADGNSVSTGTYFYRLNAGDYTHANKMTLLR from the coding sequence ATGAAGCGCACAATCGCAGTATTCCTTGCGGGAGCTTTGTTCCTGCTCGGAAGCGGCACGGCAAGCGCGGCTCCGCGCTACCTCTATGAATTCCCCTGGCAGCCCGCGAACAAAGGGCTTGCCAGCTTCTTCCAGCAGGTTGGGATTGCCTCTCCGCCCGCAATCCCGACGGACCAGGAAATCAGCCTGGCGGACACCACCATGGTGCTGGAAACCGGCACCTATGACACGGTCTACGTCCGGTCAGGCGATGTCGTCTTGTACCACGGTGTGGAAGTCACGGGAATGCTCACTGTGGAACCTGGAGCGTACATCCTTCCCGCAGACAAAGATGCGTGGCTCAATGTGACCGGGGTAAACGCGACCGCAACCATTGGCGCGCCTGGAGGGGAATTCGTCCAGATCCTGGGCGTCGGCGTGTTCAACCCCTTTCCGAACACGAAGGGCATTCAGGTGCTGTTCGGCGCGGCCGCGGTAATGCACAACGTGCTGACTGCCGGTGTGGGTAGGGGAACAGTCGTATACTCCGACCTGGATGATGCGGTCAGTTCTCTGCAGGCCACCAGGTTGTACATGACCAACAACGGGTACGGCGCCGCAATCATGGAGAGCAATGTTGAGCTGGCGCAGTCAGCTATCTGGGACAACTCCAAACTGGCGCTTTTCTTCTCTGATGGCAGCCGAAAGACAAGCAGACATTTCCGGGCAACCGAATCCTGGTTCAGTGGACAATTGGACCTCTCCCTCGGTAACCGCGCCTCCTCAATTGTCTTTGACCGGTGCATCCTGCCGGACGGGTTTGTGGACTGGCTCTACAGCGGCCGGGACAACCCAAACTACACCGAGGAGGCCAAATCCGGGAAGTGGGACTACCTCATCGACTTCAGTGGATACGGCGACCTACGCGACATTGATCTTTCCAGGGCCTACAAAAACCATGGGCTGGACCGCGTGACCGTGTTGGAGAGCCGGCCATTGGGTACGGTGCAGGTGCACCCCTTGGAACAACAGCTCCTCGCGGCCAACTTCACCGGAAGCGGCGACGTCAATGATGAGGACATCAGGCTCTGGGCGGAAGCGTTCGGCAGCCCCCGGGACTCTGTCGCGTTTGGGAATCTGTATGATCTGAACCGCGACGGCATGGTGAATATGCCGGACATGGAGGAACTGGCTTACGCATTCGCAGGCTTGGAACGCTCTCAACCGGCAACAGCCCTTGGCGCGAGCCCGAAGCTGCCGGAGTTCCTGGCCGCTGTGACACGGTACCCCGCAGTGGTCAGCGCCGCCGAGAGCGACCCGGTATTCGGTCCGCTCATCCAAGCGTATATGGCGCCGACTGTGGTCGCCGAGGTTTCGGGTGAGACGCCGAACGAGTTCTCGTTGGAGAACTACCCGAACCCGTTCAACTCGGGCACCACTATCCGATTCCAGCTTCCCAAGGAAGCAGATGTCGTGCTCACGGTCTACAACGTCAACGGCCAGGTGGTTGCCCGTCTGGTTGACGAGCGACTGCAGGCCGGTGCGTATACCCAGACTTGGGATGGATTGGGGGCAGATGGCAATTCTGTTAGCACGGGCACGTACTTCTACCGCCTCAACGCGGGAGACTACACCCATGCCAACAAGATGACCCTGCTCCGGTAA